One Nicotiana tomentosiformis chromosome 4, ASM39032v3, whole genome shotgun sequence genomic window carries:
- the LOC104092758 gene encoding small ribosomal subunit protein uS8z/uS8w, translated as MVRVSVLNDALKSMYNAEKRGKRQVMIRPSSKVIIKFLIVMQKHGYIGEFEYVDDHRSGKIVVELNGRLNKCGVISPRFDVGVKEIEGWTARLLPSRQFGYIVLTTSAGIMDHEEARRKNVGGKVLGFFY; from the exons ATGGTTAGGGTTAGTGTGCTGAATGATGCTCTCAAGAGCATGTACAATGCTGAAAAGAGAGGAAAGCGTCAGGTCATGATTAGACCTTCCTCAAAAGTCATCATCAAGTTCCTCATTGTCATGCAGAAGCATG GTTACATTGGTGAATTTGAGTACGTTGATGATCATAGGTCTGGTAAGATAGTTGTTGAGCTGAATGGAAGGCTAAACAAGTGTGGTGTCATTAGTCCTCGCTTTGATGTTGGAGTTAAGGAGATTGAAGGATGGACTGCTAGATTACTCCCTTCTCGTCAG TTCGGCTACATTGTGCTGACAACTTCTGCTGGTATCATGGACCATGAGGAAGCCCGGCGAAAGAATGTTGGTGGGAAAGTTCTCGGTTTCTTTTATTGA